One stretch of Qipengyuania gelatinilytica DNA includes these proteins:
- the rsmI gene encoding 16S rRNA (cytidine(1402)-2'-O)-methyltransferase, with protein sequence MSDNTPSVSERLTPGLYLVATPIGNLGDITLRAVDILKRCDGVACEDTRVTGKLMKHLGISKPLWRYDDHSEHRDRERLVESMRERAVALVTDAGTPMISDPGYRLVNDCRREGIPVTSLPGACAAVVGLTLSGLPNDRFLFAGFLPSKEKARKDTLQELAAIDATLVFYETGPRLLKSLAALKEVMPEREIAVARELTKLHEECRRGLADGLMAYYDANPPKGEIVLLVGPPDEEVPSDADADAMLREALETMKASQAAGHVAKATGLDRKTLYARAMEIRAE encoded by the coding sequence GTGAGCGACAACACACCTTCCGTTTCCGAGCGCCTTACACCCGGTCTTTATCTGGTTGCCACCCCTATCGGCAATCTGGGAGATATAACGCTTCGAGCTGTCGATATCCTGAAGCGCTGCGATGGTGTCGCTTGCGAGGATACGCGGGTGACGGGCAAGCTGATGAAACATCTCGGCATCTCCAAGCCCCTGTGGCGCTACGACGACCATAGCGAGCACCGGGACCGCGAAAGGCTCGTCGAGTCGATGCGCGAGCGGGCGGTTGCGCTTGTCACCGATGCCGGGACTCCGATGATTTCCGACCCGGGATACCGGCTTGTGAATGACTGCCGCCGCGAGGGAATTCCCGTGACCAGCCTTCCGGGAGCGTGCGCCGCAGTCGTTGGGCTGACGCTTTCGGGCCTGCCGAACGACCGCTTCCTTTTTGCCGGTTTCCTTCCAAGCAAGGAAAAGGCGCGAAAGGATACGCTCCAGGAGCTGGCCGCTATCGATGCGACGCTGGTGTTCTACGAAACCGGTCCGCGCCTGCTCAAATCGCTGGCTGCCCTGAAGGAGGTAATGCCCGAGCGGGAAATTGCCGTGGCGCGCGAGTTGACCAAGCTGCACGAGGAATGCCGCCGCGGGCTCGCTGACGGGCTGATGGCCTATTACGACGCCAATCCGCCGAAGGGCGAGATCGTGCTCCTCGTCGGGCCACCGGACGAAGAAGTGCCAAGCGATGCGGATGCCGACGCGATGCTTCGTGAAGCGCTCGAGACGATGAAGGCAAGCCAGGCGGCGGGGCATGTCGCCAAGGCAACCGGTCTCGACCGCAAGACGCTGTATGCGCGCGCAATGGAAATCCGGGCTGAATGA
- the rdgB gene encoding RdgB/HAM1 family non-canonical purine NTP pyrophosphatase, with translation MTRRIGSGSLVIATHNAGKLKEISALLAPHGVKCISAGSLGLPEPAETGTTFVQNALLKARAAAEASGLPALADDSGLSVDALDGRPGVYTADWAERQHFEGEPGRDWYMAMGKVEGMLQEKGPDVDRSCAFHCVLAIAWPDGEQAVYEGTAPGTLTWPPRGEMGFGYDPVFVPLGREQTFAEIAPEEKHAISHRADAFAKLVAEQFAS, from the coding sequence ATGACACGTCGCATCGGTTCGGGCAGCCTCGTGATTGCCACGCATAATGCGGGCAAGCTCAAGGAAATCTCCGCGCTCCTCGCTCCGCATGGGGTGAAGTGCATCTCCGCAGGTTCGCTAGGCCTGCCCGAACCGGCGGAAACTGGGACGACCTTCGTCCAGAACGCTCTGCTCAAGGCGCGAGCTGCGGCGGAAGCCTCGGGGCTTCCCGCTCTGGCAGACGACAGTGGCCTTTCGGTCGATGCTCTCGATGGACGTCCCGGCGTCTACACGGCCGACTGGGCCGAGCGTCAGCATTTCGAGGGCGAGCCGGGGCGTGACTGGTACATGGCTATGGGTAAAGTCGAGGGGATGCTTCAGGAGAAGGGCCCTGACGTCGATCGTTCCTGCGCCTTCCACTGCGTGCTTGCGATCGCGTGGCCGGATGGCGAGCAGGCCGTTTACGAAGGAACTGCGCCCGGCACGCTGACCTGGCCGCCACGCGGCGAGATGGGCTTCGGCTACGATCCGGTTTTCGTCCCGCTAGGCCGCGAGCAGACCTTTGCCGAAATCGCGCCGGAGGAAAAGCACGCGATCAGCCACCGTGCCGATGCGTTTGCAAAGTTGGTGGCGGAGCAATTCGCGTCCTGA
- the hemW gene encoding radical SAM family heme chaperone HemW — MARSLYIHWPFCLAKCPYCDFNSHVRERTDMAAWQAALLADMRHEHSRKTSEEPLVSIFFGGGTPSLMPPALVASLLDEAERLWGFDDTIEITLEGNPSSIEAANFADLASAGVNRVSLGVQSVHDDVLKFLGRLHGAQEALDALQIAQKHFGRVSIDLIYARPGQKPEEWEAELSQALKLGTSHLSLYQLTIEPTTRFATDVRRGVFSPLDDDPAADLFALTRDMTAAAGLPAYEISNHARPGEESRHNLTYWRYQDYHGIGPGAHGRRGGVATTRHKKPENFLAAVEREQHGIAEARSLGQREQASEAMLMGLRLSEGVDLAALSDRFGVPETALVDQGKLDLYSGLGLVVRKGDHLAVTDAGMPLLDALLGELVPAELVSS; from the coding sequence TTGGCGCGCTCGCTCTACATCCACTGGCCGTTCTGTCTCGCAAAGTGCCCCTATTGCGACTTCAACAGCCATGTCCGCGAACGCACCGATATGGCGGCGTGGCAAGCGGCTCTGCTGGCAGATATGCGTCACGAGCATTCCCGGAAGACAAGTGAAGAGCCGCTCGTAAGTATCTTTTTTGGTGGAGGAACTCCCTCCCTCATGCCCCCTGCCCTCGTGGCGTCACTGCTGGACGAGGCAGAAAGGCTCTGGGGTTTCGACGATACCATCGAGATCACGCTGGAGGGCAATCCATCCTCGATCGAGGCCGCCAATTTTGCCGACCTTGCCAGCGCCGGCGTGAACCGTGTCTCGCTTGGCGTGCAGAGCGTGCACGACGACGTCCTGAAATTCCTCGGCAGGCTGCATGGAGCGCAGGAAGCACTCGACGCACTGCAGATCGCGCAGAAGCATTTCGGGCGCGTATCCATAGACCTGATCTACGCCCGCCCCGGACAGAAACCCGAAGAGTGGGAGGCAGAGCTGTCGCAGGCGCTGAAGCTCGGCACATCGCACCTGTCGCTGTACCAGCTGACCATCGAGCCAACGACGCGCTTTGCCACCGATGTGAGGCGCGGAGTGTTCTCGCCGCTCGATGACGATCCGGCGGCCGACCTGTTCGCGCTGACACGGGACATGACGGCAGCAGCCGGACTGCCCGCTTACGAGATCAGCAATCACGCACGTCCGGGAGAGGAAAGCCGCCACAACCTCACATACTGGCGTTACCAGGATTATCACGGCATCGGCCCGGGAGCGCATGGCCGGCGCGGCGGCGTCGCAACGACGCGGCACAAGAAGCCCGAAAACTTCCTCGCGGCCGTCGAGCGGGAGCAGCACGGCATCGCAGAGGCGCGCTCGCTCGGTCAGCGTGAACAGGCCTCCGAAGCCATGCTGATGGGCCTCCGCCTTTCCGAAGGTGTCGACCTTGCCGCGCTGTCCGACCGCTTCGGGGTTCCGGAAACGGCATTGGTCGATCAGGGCAAGCTCGATCTCTATTCCGGGCTTGGCCTCGTCGTTCGGAAAGGCGACCATCTTGCCGTCACGGATGCAGGGATGCCGCTGCTCGATGCGCTTCTGGGCGAGCTGGTCCCGGCAGAACTGGTGAGCAGTTGA
- the gshB gene encoding glutathione synthase yields MSLRVAVQMDPLESINIAGDSSFALMLSAQERGHEVWHYDVESLAWESDGSPMGKITAHAAPVTVQRVAGDHFTAGERRRIDLAQDIDVVLMRQDPPFHLGYISSALLLDRLKGTTLVINDPREVVNAPEKMFVLDFARFMPATMIARHLDDLKAFQQKHGSVVIKPLHGNGGKAIFRLDESGTNLSALSEVFDLTWPEPHMIQPFLPEVSEGDKRIVLVDGEFAGAINRFPGEGEFRSNLAQGGHAEATGLTEREQEICDAMGPELKRRGLVFVGIDVIGGKWLTEINVTSPTGIVAIDKFNGTDTPGLIWDAIKRRHAAM; encoded by the coding sequence ATGTCGCTCCGCGTCGCCGTACAGATGGACCCGCTCGAAAGCATCAATATCGCGGGCGACAGCAGCTTCGCGCTGATGCTGTCCGCACAGGAACGGGGCCACGAAGTCTGGCACTATGACGTCGAAAGCCTCGCCTGGGAGAGTGACGGATCTCCGATGGGCAAGATCACTGCCCATGCCGCACCCGTGACAGTGCAGCGCGTGGCAGGTGACCACTTCACCGCAGGCGAGCGACGCCGGATCGACCTTGCGCAGGATATCGACGTGGTCCTCATGCGGCAGGACCCACCCTTCCACCTCGGCTATATCAGTTCGGCGCTGCTGCTCGACCGGTTGAAGGGCACCACGCTGGTCATCAACGACCCGCGCGAGGTGGTGAACGCGCCGGAAAAGATGTTCGTGCTCGATTTTGCGCGTTTCATGCCGGCGACCATGATCGCGCGGCACCTAGACGACCTAAAGGCCTTCCAGCAGAAGCACGGCTCGGTGGTCATTAAGCCTCTCCACGGCAATGGCGGCAAGGCGATCTTCAGGCTGGACGAGAGCGGCACGAACCTGTCGGCGCTGAGCGAGGTTTTCGACCTGACCTGGCCCGAACCGCACATGATCCAGCCCTTCCTTCCCGAAGTGTCCGAAGGCGACAAGCGCATCGTCCTCGTCGATGGCGAATTCGCAGGCGCAATCAACCGCTTCCCGGGCGAAGGTGAGTTTCGTTCGAATCTTGCCCAGGGCGGCCATGCCGAAGCTACGGGCCTTACCGAGCGCGAGCAGGAGATCTGCGATGCGATGGGGCCGGAGCTCAAGCGGCGAGGCCTCGTTTTCGTCGGCATCGATGTCATCGGCGGCAAGTGGCTGACCGAAATCAACGTGACGTCGCCGACCGGGATCGTCGCGATCGACAAGTTCAACGGCACCGACACCCCGGGGCTGATCTGGGACGCGATCAAGCGCCGTCACGCGGCGATGTAA
- the parE gene encoding DNA topoisomerase IV subunit B, which yields MSDDLFENTPTSSGDYDASSIEVLEGLEPVRRRPGMYIGGTDDRALHHLVAEVLDNSMDEAVAGHASRIEVKLEEGNRITIADNGRGMPVAEHPKYPGKSTLEVILTTLHSGGKFSGKAYATSGGLHGVGVSVVNALSDYTRVEVARDKTLYAQEFSKGAPTGKIEEIGAAPNRRGTTVTFVPDTEIFGDRKFNPKRLFKLARSKAYLFAGVEIRWKCAESLASEDVPAEAVFKFPGGLADHLAEQLNGRECVTAQPFAGKQEFPANDAGQEMGSVEWAIAWPLYSDGSTSWYCNTVPTPDGGTHEQGLRAALTKGLRAFGELTGAKKAKDLTADDIMVGGDVMLSVFIRDPQFQSQTKDRLTSPEAARLVENAVRDHFDHFLSDNMDRGKALLGQVLERMDERLRRKQEREIKRKTATNAKKLRLPGKLTDCSGDGEGETELFIVEGDSAGGSAKQARNRKTQAILPIRGKILNVASATADKIRANSEIADLSLAMGCGTRKECDPENLRYDRIIIMTDADVDGAHIATLLMTFFFQEMPEIVRGGHLYLAQPPLYRLTAGKESRYARDDEHRKELEETVFKGKKVDVGRFKGLGEMNPAQLRETTMDPETRSLVRITLPQEFEQRAVVKELVDQLMGRNPEHRFNFIQNNAGDMDRDMIDA from the coding sequence ATGTCCGACGATCTGTTCGAAAACACGCCGACTTCTTCCGGCGACTATGACGCTTCTTCCATCGAGGTCCTCGAGGGGCTCGAGCCCGTGCGCCGTCGCCCGGGCATGTATATCGGCGGCACCGATGACCGCGCGCTGCACCATCTCGTCGCAGAAGTCCTCGACAACTCGATGGACGAGGCTGTTGCCGGCCATGCGAGCCGGATCGAGGTGAAGCTGGAAGAAGGCAACCGGATCACCATCGCCGACAACGGTCGCGGGATGCCGGTGGCTGAGCATCCGAAATATCCGGGCAAGTCGACGCTCGAGGTAATCCTCACCACGCTGCACTCGGGCGGCAAGTTCTCGGGCAAGGCCTATGCCACCAGCGGTGGCCTTCACGGTGTTGGCGTCAGCGTGGTCAACGCGCTGTCGGACTATACGCGGGTCGAGGTAGCCCGCGACAAGACGCTCTATGCGCAGGAATTTTCCAAGGGTGCGCCGACCGGCAAGATCGAGGAAATCGGCGCAGCGCCCAACCGGCGCGGCACGACCGTCACCTTCGTGCCCGACACCGAGATTTTCGGCGATCGCAAGTTTAATCCAAAGCGCCTCTTCAAACTCGCTCGATCCAAGGCGTACCTGTTCGCGGGCGTGGAAATCCGCTGGAAATGCGCCGAAAGTCTCGCGTCGGAAGACGTGCCCGCAGAAGCTGTCTTCAAATTCCCCGGCGGCCTTGCCGATCACCTCGCCGAGCAGTTGAACGGCCGCGAATGCGTCACTGCGCAGCCCTTTGCCGGCAAGCAGGAATTTCCCGCCAACGACGCCGGGCAGGAAATGGGCAGCGTCGAATGGGCGATCGCCTGGCCGCTCTATTCGGACGGTTCGACCAGCTGGTATTGTAACACCGTGCCTACCCCCGATGGCGGCACCCACGAACAGGGCCTGCGCGCCGCACTCACGAAAGGCCTGCGTGCCTTCGGCGAACTGACAGGTGCGAAGAAGGCCAAGGATCTGACCGCCGACGACATTATGGTCGGCGGCGACGTCATGCTCAGCGTCTTCATCCGCGATCCGCAGTTCCAGAGCCAGACCAAGGACCGCCTGACCTCACCCGAGGCCGCGCGCCTCGTCGAGAACGCGGTGCGCGATCACTTCGACCACTTCCTTTCCGACAACATGGACCGCGGCAAGGCGCTGCTGGGCCAGGTCTTGGAGCGGATGGACGAGCGCCTGCGCCGCAAGCAGGAACGCGAGATCAAGCGCAAGACGGCGACCAATGCCAAGAAGCTGCGCCTGCCCGGCAAGCTGACCGACTGTTCGGGCGATGGCGAGGGCGAGACCGAGCTCTTCATCGTAGAAGGCGATTCGGCAGGCGGCAGCGCCAAGCAGGCGCGCAACCGCAAGACGCAGGCGATCCTGCCGATCCGCGGCAAGATCCTCAACGTCGCGTCCGCCACCGCCGACAAGATCCGCGCCAACAGCGAAATCGCCGATCTGTCGCTCGCCATGGGCTGCGGAACGCGCAAGGAATGCGATCCGGAAAACCTTCGTTACGACCGCATCATCATCATGACCGACGCAGACGTCGACGGCGCGCATATCGCCACGCTGCTGATGACGTTCTTCTTCCAGGAAATGCCAGAAATCGTGCGCGGCGGGCATCTCTACCTCGCCCAGCCCCCGCTCTACCGCCTGACCGCGGGCAAGGAGAGCCGCTACGCCCGCGATGACGAGCATCGCAAGGAACTGGAAGAGACTGTCTTCAAAGGCAAGAAGGTCGACGTGGGTCGCTTCAAGGGCCTTGGCGAAATGAACCCGGCGCAGCTCCGCGAGACGACGATGGACCCGGAAACCCGCAGCCTCGTTCGCATCACGCTGCCGCAGGAATTCGAGCAGCGTGCGGTGGTGAAGGAACTGGTCGACCAGCTGATGGGCCGCAATCCGGAACACCGTTTCAACTTCATCCAGAACAATGCGGGCGACATGGACCGCGACATGATCGATGCCTGA
- a CDS encoding bifunctional alpha/beta hydrolase/OsmC family protein: MPTENITISTGAGHELTGSLELPTGLVRGAALFAHCFTCTKNSKAAVAVSRALAAEGIATMRFDFTGLGGSGGDFGRAGFAADVSDLAAAAEDLIHRFAQPILLIGHSLGGAAVLAAADDLGFDRIAAIATIGTPSDVPHVLDNIDGDIETIRQQGEGEVRIGGRQFTIGREFIEKVENTDLLAEVGRIRKPLMFLHSPIDQIVGIEHASALFQAAKHPKSFVSLEGADHLLLREEDARFVASVIAGWAHRYLPLRDDWPMPEDGIVACTGNGKFGTEVHTKSHRFVADEPKSYGGDDTGPTPYDLLNAALGTCTAMTMKMYADRKKWPLEGVSVEVTHERDHKDECDHVEAMQQGNQMQALKRVITIRGDDLDEDQRARLIEIADKCPVHRTLEGELHVHTALGDGSG; the protein is encoded by the coding sequence ATGCCGACCGAAAACATCACCATCAGCACCGGCGCCGGACACGAACTGACCGGCTCGCTCGAACTTCCGACAGGTCTCGTGCGCGGCGCTGCGCTGTTCGCGCATTGCTTCACCTGTACGAAGAACAGCAAGGCGGCGGTTGCCGTGTCGCGGGCACTTGCGGCCGAAGGCATTGCGACCATGCGGTTCGACTTTACCGGCCTTGGTGGAAGCGGCGGAGATTTCGGGCGAGCCGGCTTTGCCGCCGATGTCTCGGACCTCGCTGCTGCCGCTGAGGACCTGATCCACCGCTTCGCGCAGCCGATCCTGCTGATCGGGCATAGCTTGGGCGGTGCTGCCGTCCTTGCCGCCGCGGATGACCTGGGATTCGACAGGATCGCAGCGATTGCGACCATCGGTACGCCCTCCGATGTGCCGCACGTGCTCGACAACATTGACGGCGATATCGAAACCATCCGCCAGCAGGGGGAGGGCGAGGTGCGCATCGGCGGCCGCCAATTCACGATTGGCCGCGAATTCATCGAAAAGGTCGAGAACACCGACCTGCTCGCCGAAGTAGGCCGTATCCGCAAGCCGCTCATGTTCCTTCACTCGCCGATCGACCAGATCGTCGGAATCGAGCACGCCAGCGCGCTGTTCCAGGCAGCGAAACACCCGAAAAGCTTCGTCAGCCTCGAAGGCGCCGATCACCTGCTGCTACGCGAGGAAGACGCACGGTTCGTCGCCAGCGTAATTGCAGGCTGGGCACACCGATACCTGCCGCTACGCGATGACTGGCCGATGCCCGAAGATGGCATTGTCGCCTGCACCGGGAACGGCAAGTTCGGAACCGAGGTCCATACCAAGAGCCACCGCTTCGTGGCCGACGAGCCCAAGAGCTATGGCGGAGATGACACGGGTCCGACGCCCTACGATCTGCTCAATGCAGCGCTAGGCACCTGCACGGCGATGACCATGAAGATGTATGCCGACCGCAAGAAATGGCCCCTCGAGGGTGTAAGCGTCGAGGTCACGCACGAGCGCGACCACAAGGACGAATGCGACCATGTGGAAGCGATGCAGCAAGGCAACCAGATGCAGGCGCTCAAGCGGGTGATCACGATCCGCGGCGACGATCTCGACGAGGATCAGCGCGCCCGGCTTATTGAAATCGCAGACAAATGCCCGGTGCACCGCACTCTGGAGGGTGAACTCCATGTGCACACCGCCCTCGGCGATGGCAGCGGCTAG
- a CDS encoding penicillin-binding protein activator, which yields MKRAFVNRRNLMVAAGAVLLSGCSIIPKTAETPGTGTPTPEPSATTLPDDEQRHRIALLVPLSGSNGEVGQSIANATTMAILDTNADNLRITTYDTSGGARAAVREALADGNRLILGPLLGTNVASVRAETEGSAVPIISFSNDTSIAGPGVFVMGHIPEQSIARSVEYARSKGARDFAILAPDGDYGNRAEAALRTALTEYGGRYVTGERYARTNTSVVSAAGRLKQRGGFDSILIADGGSNSIRGAAAVKTDGLQIIGTERWSGDSDVLRSPALRGAIFSSVIDSRYGGFVTSYEERFGSQPYRVATLGYDAVLLTLRAARDWRVGREFPVNVLYQAGGFDGMDGPFRFQRNGVVERAMEVRKVGNGDVTIVSPAPTGF from the coding sequence ATGAAGCGCGCATTTGTAAACCGGCGTAATCTGATGGTGGCGGCAGGGGCCGTTCTCCTGTCGGGCTGTTCGATCATTCCGAAGACCGCCGAGACGCCGGGTACCGGCACACCGACGCCCGAACCGAGCGCTACCACCCTCCCCGACGACGAACAGCGTCATCGCATCGCATTGCTCGTCCCGCTTTCCGGTTCGAACGGCGAGGTCGGCCAGTCGATCGCCAATGCGACAACCATGGCGATCCTCGACACCAATGCCGACAATCTCCGCATCACCACCTACGACACCTCGGGTGGCGCACGGGCGGCGGTGCGTGAAGCTCTTGCGGATGGGAATCGCCTGATCCTCGGCCCCCTCCTCGGCACCAATGTCGCCTCGGTCCGTGCCGAGACAGAAGGCTCGGCAGTGCCCATCATCAGTTTTTCGAACGATACGAGCATTGCCGGACCCGGGGTGTTCGTCATGGGTCACATCCCCGAACAGTCGATCGCGCGCAGCGTCGAATACGCCCGTTCCAAGGGCGCGCGCGACTTCGCCATCCTCGCTCCCGACGGTGACTATGGCAACCGGGCAGAGGCGGCACTGCGGACTGCGTTGACCGAATATGGCGGGCGCTACGTGACGGGTGAACGCTATGCCCGCACCAACACCTCGGTCGTGAGCGCGGCTGGACGCCTGAAGCAGCGCGGCGGGTTCGATTCCATCCTGATCGCCGATGGCGGTAGCAACTCGATCCGCGGCGCCGCTGCGGTGAAGACCGATGGCCTGCAAATCATCGGTACCGAGCGCTGGAGCGGAGACAGCGATGTGCTGCGTTCCCCGGCCCTGCGCGGTGCGATTTTTTCGTCCGTGATCGACAGCCGCTATGGCGGTTTCGTCACCAGCTACGAAGAACGGTTCGGTTCGCAGCCCTACCGTGTCGCGACGCTCGGCTACGATGCCGTCCTGCTGACCCTGCGGGCGGCGCGCGACTGGCGGGTCGGCCGGGAATTCCCGGTGAACGTGCTCTACCAGGCAGGCGGCTTCGACGGGATGGACGGTCCTTTCCGCTTCCAGCGCAACGGCGTGGTGGAACGGGCAATGGAAGTCCGCAAGGTCGGCAATGGCGATGTGACCATCGTTTCCCCGGCTCCTACCGGCTTTTGA
- a CDS encoding AAA family ATPase → MSDTTAEQTRFEGTQSYIATEDLKVAVNAAVLLRRPLLVKGEPGTGKTVLAHEISKALDAPLIEWNVKSTTKAQQGLYEYDAVARLRDGQLGDERVHDISNYIKKGKLWEAFTSEQLPVLLIDEIDKADIEFPNDLLQELDRMSFDVYETHTRIEAKERPIVVITSNNEKELPDAFLRRCFFHYIKFPDRDTMREIIDVHYPGIQKTLVTKAMETFYELRDVPGLKKKPSTSELLDWLKLLLNEDMPLEVLQDSNPNSAIPPLHGALLKNEQDVMMFERLAFMARRQT, encoded by the coding sequence ATGTCCGACACTACTGCCGAACAGACCCGTTTCGAAGGCACCCAATCCTATATCGCCACCGAAGACCTGAAGGTCGCGGTGAACGCTGCAGTGCTCTTGCGCCGCCCGCTGCTGGTGAAGGGCGAGCCCGGCACCGGCAAGACCGTGCTGGCGCATGAGATCTCCAAGGCACTCGATGCCCCGCTGATCGAATGGAATGTCAAGTCGACGACCAAGGCGCAGCAGGGCCTCTACGAATATGATGCGGTGGCCCGCCTGCGCGACGGCCAGCTCGGCGACGAGCGCGTCCATGACATCTCGAACTACATCAAGAAGGGCAAGCTGTGGGAAGCCTTCACTTCCGAACAGCTCCCGGTCCTGCTGATCGACGAGATCGACAAGGCCGATATCGAGTTTCCGAACGACCTCCTGCAGGAACTCGATCGCATGAGCTTCGACGTCTACGAGACGCACACCCGCATCGAGGCGAAAGAGCGCCCGATCGTCGTGATCACATCGAACAATGAAAAGGAACTGCCCGACGCATTCCTGCGCCGCTGTTTCTTCCACTACATCAAGTTCCCCGATCGCGACACGATGCGCGAGATCATCGATGTTCACTACCCGGGCATCCAGAAGACCCTCGTCACCAAGGCGATGGAAACCTTTTACGAGCTGCGCGACGTGCCCGGCCTCAAGAAGAAGCCAAGCACGAGCGAACTTCTCGACTGGCTCAAGCTGCTCCTCAACGAGGACATGCCGCTGGAAGTCCTGCAGGACAGCAATCCGAACAGCGCGATCCCGCCGCTGCACGGCGCATTGCTCAAGAACGAGCAGGACGTGATGATGTTCGAACGCCTCGCTTTCATGGCGCGTCGCCAGACCTGA
- a CDS encoding tyrosine recombinase XerC, translating into MSRQDVLKAWHDHLALGLRRSPHTVRAYHKAAERLLTRTDFSSFEQVAGLTAGKLRTHLAARRADGLSNASAARELSALKSFVSYCRAQAGMDVTDAPRLRGPRLKKGLPRPVSPDDAMGLAETVEALSAEDWTGARDRAVLLLLYGAGMRISEALSLTGEVLPMGDTITVTGKGNKQRVVPIVPLIREAIDDYVRKSPWPFGKGDPLFRGVKGGVLSQGVVQKAVARARRALGLPDTATPHALRHSFATHLLGAGVDLRSLQELLGHASLGSTQIYTKVDAATLLDTYRSAHPRERDD; encoded by the coding sequence TTGAGCCGGCAGGATGTCCTCAAGGCGTGGCATGACCATCTTGCGCTGGGACTGCGCCGTTCCCCGCATACCGTGCGCGCCTATCACAAGGCGGCGGAACGGCTTCTCACGCGCACCGATTTTTCAAGCTTCGAGCAGGTCGCCGGTCTGACGGCAGGCAAGTTGCGCACTCACCTGGCCGCGCGCCGCGCGGATGGACTGTCCAATGCCTCTGCCGCGCGCGAGCTTTCGGCGCTCAAGAGCTTCGTGTCCTACTGCCGAGCGCAGGCCGGGATGGATGTGACCGATGCCCCGCGACTGCGAGGGCCGAGGCTCAAGAAGGGCTTGCCACGCCCTGTCTCTCCCGATGACGCCATGGGGCTGGCCGAGACGGTCGAGGCCCTGTCTGCCGAGGACTGGACGGGTGCGCGCGACCGAGCGGTTCTCCTCCTGCTCTATGGCGCGGGAATGCGCATTTCCGAAGCACTGTCGCTGACTGGCGAGGTCCTGCCGATGGGCGATACGATCACCGTCACCGGCAAAGGCAACAAGCAAAGGGTGGTCCCGATCGTCCCGCTCATCCGGGAAGCAATCGACGATTACGTGCGCAAGTCACCATGGCCATTCGGCAAGGGCGACCCGCTGTTTCGCGGGGTCAAAGGCGGCGTCCTGTCGCAAGGCGTGGTGCAAAAGGCCGTCGCCCGTGCACGCCGTGCGCTCGGCCTGCCCGACACTGCGACGCCACACGCCTTGCGGCATAGCTTTGCCACCCACCTGCTTGGTGCCGGTGTGGACTTGCGCAGCCTGCAGGAATTGCTCGGCCATGCGAGCCTCGGTTCTACCCAGATATATACGAAGGTCGACGCCGCGACGCTGCTCGACACCTATCGCAGCGCGCATCCCCGTGAACGGGACGACTGA
- a CDS encoding YraN family protein has translation MKRQIAEQSGRDGERRAALWLRAKGWQILDHRVKTPAGEIDLVAKRGSLVAFVEVKWRKRKEELDHAIDQHRLSRVAAAAEAVAHRYAAQGEDFRIDVILLAPGAFPRHIANAWQP, from the coding sequence ATGAAGCGGCAGATCGCCGAACAGAGCGGCCGTGACGGCGAACGGCGCGCCGCCTTGTGGCTGCGTGCCAAGGGCTGGCAGATCCTCGACCATCGCGTGAAGACGCCCGCTGGAGAGATCGATCTTGTGGCCAAGCGCGGATCGCTGGTCGCCTTCGTCGAGGTGAAATGGCGCAAGCGCAAGGAAGAGCTCGATCACGCGATCGACCAGCACCGGCTTTCGCGGGTTGCGGCGGCAGCCGAAGCAGTGGCACATCGCTATGCTGCACAAGGCGAGGATTTCCGGATCGACGTGATCCTTCTTGCGCCCGGCGCGTTCCCTCGCCACATCGCCAACGCCTGGCAGCCATAA